In Bdellovibrionales bacterium, the following proteins share a genomic window:
- a CDS encoding patatin-like phospholipase family protein — MKTNESDSPANQKRPGLVLSGGGARGAYQAGVIRAIFELNKDFRVPDLFRIISGVSAGAINAAFIASHAQDLESATEGLCQLWRNLKPEDVFSNNIGTIAVNASRVIRGLSFGGLSQKLRPDSMALLDTGPLRQLLESAIPFAQIQKNLDNGHLHAVCLSATDYSSSLGITFVQGKDDLAMWNRSRRHSVRSELTLDHVMASSSIPVFFPPVKVNGREYGDGCLRNQAPLSPAVHLGANRLIVIGIRASRRLHLENTSPMQATLGRIIGVIINSIFMDAIESDLERVHIINQALGQNASPDGPMGLRPVYPFYLRPSEDIAQIAFKHRDRLPKVFRYLMGGLGSAEETSDLLSFLLFDPHYCSELVDLGYRDTKARTAELALFLGA; from the coding sequence ATGAAGACGAATGAATCAGATTCCCCCGCAAATCAGAAACGTCCAGGACTCGTCCTCTCCGGAGGAGGAGCGAGGGGAGCCTATCAAGCAGGTGTGATCCGCGCCATTTTCGAGCTCAACAAAGACTTTCGAGTTCCGGACCTCTTTAGGATCATTTCTGGAGTCAGCGCCGGAGCTATTAATGCCGCCTTCATCGCATCTCACGCTCAAGACCTTGAGTCCGCCACCGAAGGACTTTGCCAACTCTGGAGAAACCTCAAACCCGAAGATGTCTTTTCTAATAACATTGGCACAATCGCCGTTAACGCCAGCCGAGTCATCCGCGGCCTGTCGTTTGGAGGTTTGAGCCAAAAACTCAGACCTGACTCGATGGCCCTTCTTGATACAGGTCCCTTGCGGCAGCTGCTCGAATCTGCCATACCCTTTGCTCAAATACAGAAGAATTTGGACAATGGGCACCTGCACGCCGTCTGTCTGTCAGCAACCGATTACTCCTCCTCTCTTGGAATTACTTTTGTTCAAGGCAAAGATGACCTCGCCATGTGGAACCGATCCAGACGCCACAGCGTCCGATCCGAGCTCACACTGGATCACGTTATGGCCTCTAGTTCAATTCCAGTCTTTTTTCCTCCAGTCAAAGTGAATGGACGAGAATACGGAGATGGTTGCTTACGCAACCAGGCCCCTTTAAGCCCGGCCGTTCACCTGGGCGCCAATCGTTTGATTGTGATCGGCATCCGCGCCTCCAGGCGACTCCATTTAGAAAACACGAGCCCCATGCAGGCCACGCTTGGGCGAATCATTGGGGTCATTATCAATTCCATATTTATGGACGCCATCGAATCTGATTTAGAACGTGTCCACATCATTAACCAAGCTTTAGGACAGAATGCCTCCCCAGACGGTCCAATGGGTCTCAGGCCCGTCTACCCTTTCTATCTGCGACCTTCGGAGGACATTGCACAGATTGCGTTTAAGCACAGAGACAGACTCCCCAAGGTTTTTCGTTATCTCATGGGAGGACTGGGATCGGCTGAAGAAACCAGCGACCTTTTGAGCTTTCTCCTTTTTGATCCTCACTATTGCTCGGAACTCGTCGATCTGGGCTACCGTGATACCAAGGCTCGAACGGCCGAGCTCGCTCTGTTTCTCGGAGCTTAA
- a CDS encoding DegT/DnrJ/EryC1/StrS family aminotransferase has product MHFFCKFIMIAAVLISAGTHASEAIRSSCAGNLGSSQLPRYPTTGQIGHRGFARFLKDNMGENRRNLKLFASELADRFNVAQMTLVNSGSSANLVAAAAVRELTGGGHAIAAGFSFPTTLSSLMVSGFDVSLVDIKPGEFTIDPEAFKRAILADTKVVVVTHFLGFPVDMKRIAEIAIEHNIKIIQDACETMNLNIDGRQAHEFGDFTTWSFYHPHHLSAYGGGAVISNNLENFRLTDSIAHWGRACTCHVDPEFCTAPEGMDHNFWYERVGYNLEMSELNAAFGRFQLQSFDKQELSRLWRYEILYNSLRDIPRVRVYELPGIGGSPFVFPITLDSGNARDVARILKSRGVEVRSLMGGNIADHPAFRALPHDGLTNVSSMGARSFFVGIHQTLPRKDVVAVAKILRDVLSGYAQKSD; this is encoded by the coding sequence ATGCATTTTTTTTGTAAATTTATAATGATTGCGGCCGTTTTAATTTCGGCTGGGACTCATGCCTCAGAAGCGATTCGCTCTTCTTGTGCAGGAAATCTGGGATCATCTCAATTGCCCCGCTACCCTACGACGGGGCAGATTGGACATCGAGGATTTGCGAGGTTCCTCAAGGACAATATGGGAGAGAATAGAAGGAATCTGAAGCTGTTTGCGTCGGAGCTGGCTGATAGATTCAATGTAGCGCAAATGACTCTCGTGAATTCAGGATCCTCAGCAAATCTCGTTGCAGCTGCCGCAGTTAGGGAATTGACTGGAGGAGGACATGCAATTGCTGCAGGTTTTTCATTTCCAACCACTTTGTCTTCTTTGATGGTTTCAGGGTTTGATGTGTCCCTTGTGGATATTAAGCCTGGCGAATTTACGATCGATCCCGAGGCCTTTAAAAGAGCCATTCTTGCTGACACAAAGGTTGTGGTGGTGACACACTTTCTTGGCTTTCCTGTAGATATGAAGCGAATCGCCGAAATTGCGATCGAACATAACATCAAAATTATTCAGGATGCTTGTGAAACTATGAACCTGAACATTGACGGTCGACAGGCCCATGAATTTGGAGATTTCACAACCTGGTCCTTTTATCACCCCCATCACCTCAGTGCATACGGAGGAGGAGCTGTTATATCGAATAATCTAGAAAATTTTCGTTTAACGGATTCCATAGCTCATTGGGGGCGAGCTTGTACATGTCATGTTGATCCTGAATTTTGTACTGCCCCGGAAGGCATGGATCACAATTTTTGGTATGAGAGAGTGGGCTACAATCTTGAGATGAGCGAACTCAACGCGGCCTTTGGCCGTTTTCAGTTGCAGAGTTTTGATAAACAAGAGCTGAGCAGACTGTGGCGATATGAGATTTTGTATAACAGCCTCAGAGATATCCCTCGGGTTCGTGTGTACGAGCTTCCCGGCATAGGTGGATCTCCATTTGTATTCCCGATTACTCTTGATTCGGGGAATGCTCGAGACGTTGCCCGAATTCTTAAATCAAGGGGAGTGGAGGTTCGAAGTTTAATGGGTGGCAATATAGCAGATCACCCTGCTTTCCGGGCCTTGCCGCATGATGGACTGACCAATGTCAGCAGCATGGGCGCTCGTTCTTTTTTTGTCGGAATTCATCAGACTTTGCCCAGAAAAGATGTTGTGGCAGTCGCGAAAATACTGAGAGATGTACTTTCCGGCTACGCGCAAAAAAGTGATTAA
- a CDS encoding radical SAM protein: MRDFHFRPFARHFLVLFLLIALSDKASADQKQKQNNCRDVIQDASGSSENQDLESWMNFVYRHPHEFTIQYPPRREYFQENFRNSDHPKVSPDRGAPWLLYIHVPFCLSRCFFCNFAVDVRNHRSLYENYVGAVQSELRNLEIQIGPDGVPGIDIGGGTPTRLPIEFLEKLLNALKPFQGASQHPFGTSIETTPSIAGMEPEKMALLSSQGVRRVSMGIQSFNDKHLTDVNRHAQIDMGMLAAKNIHDLPFKRFNVDLIFGLPNQSEPDWEEDLQQVIKLNPDSITTYDCLYRGKGRALTKKTPCLPSLDDYGRLYDVGYNFLLKHGYYAPYGSVNFSRYPDETGTSAYFEGRLLDGLPYVGVGNYASSWLGDTWYFKVKKLDQYIALARENQSLVGDVYTLPKEELYAKYILFSLNYGIIDEKKFYKRFGVEFSKIFERELEYAIEKKWLVKQAGFLWTIPYGQFRNINYVRSLFYSREAKHWLMRLHGHGP, from the coding sequence ATGAGAGACTTTCATTTCCGTCCTTTTGCCCGCCACTTCCTTGTTCTATTCTTGTTAATAGCCCTTTCTGATAAGGCATCGGCAGACCAAAAGCAAAAACAAAATAATTGCAGAGATGTCATTCAGGACGCTTCAGGCTCAAGCGAAAATCAGGATCTTGAGTCATGGATGAATTTTGTTTATCGTCACCCTCATGAATTTACGATTCAATACCCACCGCGCAGAGAGTACTTCCAGGAGAATTTTCGAAATAGCGATCATCCCAAAGTTTCCCCTGACAGAGGGGCTCCGTGGCTCCTCTATATTCATGTGCCATTTTGCTTGAGCCGTTGCTTTTTTTGCAATTTCGCTGTTGATGTACGAAATCATCGTTCTCTTTACGAAAATTATGTGGGGGCCGTCCAGAGTGAGCTCAGGAATCTTGAGATTCAGATTGGACCAGATGGCGTCCCCGGAATTGATATTGGGGGAGGAACTCCAACCCGCCTCCCAATCGAATTCCTCGAAAAATTGCTGAATGCGTTGAAACCCTTTCAAGGAGCTTCTCAGCATCCATTTGGGACAAGCATAGAAACCACGCCCTCAATTGCCGGAATGGAACCTGAAAAAATGGCTCTGCTCTCGTCACAAGGCGTTCGTCGCGTCAGCATGGGAATTCAAAGCTTCAACGACAAACACCTGACGGATGTCAATCGACACGCACAGATTGATATGGGAATGCTTGCCGCAAAAAATATTCACGATTTGCCGTTCAAGCGCTTCAATGTTGACCTTATTTTTGGTTTACCAAATCAATCTGAACCTGATTGGGAGGAAGACCTCCAACAAGTTATCAAGTTGAATCCAGATTCAATTACAACCTACGACTGCTTGTACCGTGGGAAAGGGCGAGCATTAACAAAAAAGACGCCCTGTTTGCCATCGCTTGATGACTATGGTCGTCTCTACGATGTTGGATACAATTTTCTCTTAAAACACGGATATTATGCTCCATATGGCTCCGTGAATTTTTCTCGATATCCAGACGAAACGGGAACAAGCGCCTATTTTGAAGGTCGACTTCTGGATGGACTCCCCTATGTTGGCGTTGGCAATTACGCTTCCAGCTGGCTGGGAGACACATGGTATTTCAAGGTTAAGAAGCTTGATCAATACATCGCTTTGGCAAGAGAAAATCAATCCTTGGTTGGCGATGTTTACACTCTGCCCAAAGAGGAATTGTATGCAAAGTACATATTGTTCTCCTTGAACTACGGGATCATTGACGAAAAAAAATTTTATAAACGATTTGGAGTGGAGTTTTCAAAAATTTTTGAGCGGGAACTTGAGTATGCAATTGAAAAGAAATGGCTCGTCAAACAGGCTGGATTTTTATGGACAATTCCATACGGACAGTTCAGGAACATAAACTACGTTCGCAGTCTCTTTTACTCAAGAGAAGCCAAGCACTGGCTCATGCGACTTCATGGCCATGGACCCTGA
- a CDS encoding AI-2E family transporter, with translation MDDNRRFRSLVFAGLIVPLLILSFSYLAWSLRPLILPLIIGILLAYLFRPLKTLFRYRWLPNSLRVPIIFSLILGVLFGGAFFVKSNIPSEKEKLELLVRMKFKLNEKFDKIMGIDPVTGRGNYLYEMMADDVAPVRVQLINILSLSPEQALAFEQYHQGLKGQERVPEKYYEYFLANSKTKGSEGSLAPEKSTNDSAPNANLNAAGSPSSNLNSNSGSSSNNSNAIGNSNSGSHEQSVLKTVVSLLSIWLLLPIAFLFFLIDDGAIAQFFVRLVPNRYFELSLTVLEAVDGAIGKYLRGLSMECGLVGVSLALGLFVIGAAPKIAIFIGILAAFATAIPLVGPVMGLGLSLTYGIIAEEINPLIPMVTLDNLLLAVSIVVAIVFALDNLVFQPIVLGSAVNLHPLVVILGIMGGSMLFGLAGVLLAVPAIVITKTILQNTFRGLKDYRII, from the coding sequence ATGGATGACAATCGGCGTTTTAGATCGCTTGTTTTTGCGGGACTCATTGTTCCCCTCTTGATCTTGAGCTTTTCGTACCTTGCTTGGTCGCTCAGGCCCTTGATCTTGCCACTTATTATCGGAATCTTGTTGGCTTATCTTTTTAGGCCCTTGAAAACACTTTTTCGTTACCGCTGGCTTCCAAATAGTTTGAGAGTTCCAATCATATTTTCATTGATCTTGGGGGTTCTGTTCGGTGGAGCCTTTTTTGTGAAGAGCAATATTCCATCAGAAAAAGAAAAGTTGGAACTTCTCGTCAGGATGAAGTTTAAGCTAAACGAAAAATTTGATAAAATAATGGGGATTGATCCTGTGACTGGAAGAGGGAACTATCTCTACGAAATGATGGCTGATGATGTAGCTCCCGTGCGTGTTCAACTCATCAATATTCTTTCCTTGTCTCCTGAGCAGGCTCTTGCATTCGAACAATACCATCAGGGTTTGAAGGGGCAGGAAAGGGTCCCAGAGAAGTATTATGAATATTTCCTGGCGAATAGCAAAACAAAGGGAAGTGAAGGGTCCTTGGCTCCCGAGAAATCAACGAACGATTCCGCTCCGAATGCCAATCTGAATGCCGCCGGCAGTCCCAGTTCTAATCTCAATTCGAATTCAGGTTCTAGTTCCAACAATAGCAACGCCATAGGCAACTCCAATTCTGGATCTCACGAACAGTCGGTGTTAAAAACGGTTGTCAGTTTACTCTCGATCTGGCTTTTGCTGCCAATCGCATTCCTCTTTTTTCTTATTGACGATGGAGCCATTGCTCAATTTTTTGTCCGTCTTGTGCCAAATCGCTATTTCGAACTATCCTTGACAGTGTTGGAGGCCGTCGATGGGGCAATAGGAAAGTATCTGCGAGGACTTTCGATGGAGTGCGGGCTGGTTGGAGTGAGTCTGGCTCTCGGTCTATTTGTGATCGGGGCCGCCCCAAAGATTGCAATATTCATTGGCATTCTGGCGGCCTTTGCGACAGCAATTCCTCTTGTTGGACCAGTGATGGGCCTTGGACTTAGTCTCACTTACGGAATTATAGCAGAGGAAATCAATCCACTGATTCCAATGGTGACATTGGACAATCTTCTTTTGGCAGTTTCAATTGTCGTAGCCATTGTTTTTGCTCTCGACAACTTGGTTTTTCAGCCCATTGTGCTTGGAAGTGCTGTGAATCTTCATCCCTTGGTGGTTATTTTGGGTATTATGGGAGGCTCAATGTTATTTGGCCTGGCGGGGGTCCTGCTTGCCGTACCTGCGATTGTCATCACCAAAACCATTCTTCAAAATACATTTCGTGGCTTGAAGGACTATCGGATTATATAA
- a CDS encoding cyclic nucleotide-binding domain-containing protein has protein sequence MANLSIHEIFWSSKFRKNKSRDVSRNDFLRIIPFFEHLTDQQLKILANRLHERRYEENEYLFEVNHPGAALFVIIRGEVVVETTSDPSSRIVLASLKSSEFLGELALLDQSPRSASARATKPTEVYALFRTDLIELAKSHPEIACEVYRSLAFIVGERLKATNRQADIHRKSA, from the coding sequence ATGGCAAATTTATCAATCCACGAAATTTTCTGGTCCAGTAAGTTCCGAAAAAATAAATCTCGCGATGTTTCGCGAAATGATTTTTTACGAATTATTCCGTTTTTTGAACATTTGACGGATCAGCAACTCAAAATACTGGCAAATCGCCTTCATGAGAGACGCTATGAAGAAAATGAGTACCTTTTTGAGGTCAATCACCCGGGTGCTGCGCTATTTGTCATTATTCGAGGCGAAGTCGTTGTCGAAACGACGAGTGACCCAAGCTCGCGGATCGTTCTCGCCTCCTTGAAATCCTCAGAATTCTTGGGTGAATTGGCTCTTCTCGATCAATCCCCTCGATCCGCTTCAGCGAGAGCAACAAAGCCAACTGAAGTGTATGCATTATTTCGAACAGATCTCATTGAACTGGCTAAATCCCATCCCGAGATCGCATGCGAAGTATATCGGTCCTTGGCATTCATCGTTGGCGAGAGATTAAAAGCAACCAACCGTCAGGCGGACATTCACAGAAAGAGCGCTTAA
- a CDS encoding 4Fe-4S dicluster domain-containing protein: MKDFPFRGAVKGDSVYVLTESKSICIPTPPTMHNTGNYVASICEVVRWLGGKAEELGINLLTSFPVDSLLTKDNSVIGVRTTPAGLNREGQPGAQYMPPTDVLSQITVLTEGTRGALTQAYLNWQKIEPESPQIYALGVKEIWRVKSPPTLVTHTMGWPLPTDAFGGSFMYPLGDDLVAIGLVVGLDYRQSSLDVHHLLQKLKKHPLFSQYLKGGEVIEWGAKTIPEGGYHSFPQRFHGDGLLMAGDCVGMVNVPALKGIHYAILSGIHSARVAFNALKAKDTSAKTLSGYDQLIKSSVIHSDLYKVRNMRQAFKSGFYLGGFKAALMSASGGGLFGGAVTFEEDAEEPKLFTPEEKRDGLSKVDAVYLSGNKTRDDIPSHLIVGKEVPPDVAEFYTHVCPAGVYERQGDKLVVNAPNCVDCKATDVLGPRWKPREGGSGPNYNLM; this comes from the coding sequence ATGAAGGACTTTCCCTTTCGTGGGGCCGTGAAGGGAGATTCGGTGTATGTTCTGACTGAATCGAAGTCAATTTGCATTCCAACACCACCAACCATGCATAACACCGGAAATTACGTGGCCTCTATTTGCGAAGTGGTACGCTGGCTCGGCGGAAAGGCTGAGGAACTTGGAATTAACTTGTTAACCAGTTTTCCTGTGGATTCTCTCCTTACAAAAGATAATTCCGTGATTGGAGTCAGAACAACTCCCGCGGGACTTAATCGAGAGGGACAGCCAGGTGCGCAGTATATGCCACCCACTGATGTCTTGAGCCAAATCACTGTTCTCACTGAAGGCACGCGCGGAGCTCTCACCCAGGCTTATTTGAATTGGCAGAAAATTGAACCAGAATCCCCTCAGATTTACGCTTTGGGAGTAAAGGAAATCTGGCGTGTCAAATCCCCGCCGACCCTGGTGACTCACACCATGGGCTGGCCCTTACCTACCGATGCCTTTGGCGGAAGTTTTATGTACCCGCTGGGTGACGACCTTGTCGCAATTGGATTGGTCGTAGGCTTAGACTACCGTCAAAGTTCTCTCGACGTGCATCACTTACTGCAAAAGTTGAAAAAGCATCCTCTTTTCAGTCAATATTTGAAAGGCGGTGAAGTCATTGAGTGGGGGGCCAAAACCATTCCTGAGGGAGGATATCATTCATTTCCTCAGCGCTTTCACGGAGATGGCCTTTTGATGGCGGGAGATTGTGTTGGCATGGTTAATGTCCCTGCCTTGAAGGGTATTCACTATGCGATTCTGTCGGGGATTCACTCAGCACGAGTCGCTTTTAATGCACTCAAGGCAAAAGATACCTCGGCAAAAACTCTTTCTGGTTACGATCAATTGATAAAATCGAGTGTGATTCACAGCGATCTTTACAAAGTTCGCAATATGCGACAAGCCTTCAAATCAGGATTTTATCTCGGTGGATTTAAGGCAGCTCTCATGTCGGCCTCCGGTGGAGGCTTATTTGGAGGCGCAGTGACATTTGAAGAAGATGCCGAAGAGCCTAAGTTGTTTACTCCTGAAGAAAAGAGAGATGGCTTGAGCAAAGTCGATGCTGTTTACCTATCTGGAAATAAAACGCGAGATGACATCCCATCTCATCTCATTGTTGGGAAGGAAGTCCCTCCCGATGTGGCCGAATTCTACACTCATGTCTGTCCTGCTGGAGTTTATGAAAGGCAGGGAGATAAGCTTGTGGTTAATGCTCCTAACTGCGTTGATTGCAAAGCCACTGATGTGCTGGGACCTCGGTGGAAGCCACGGGAGGGTGGCAGCGGACCAAACTACAATCTCATGTAG
- a CDS encoding histidine triad nucleotide-binding protein, whose product MGIFDRIIRRELPADIVYEDELCLAFRDVSPQAPVHVLLIPKKVIESMTELTGEHSDLLGHLMVKASQIARDLGLALNGYRLVINTNSDGGQSVPHLHIHILGGRQMSWPPG is encoded by the coding sequence ATGGGAATTTTTGATAGGATCATTCGTCGTGAATTGCCCGCAGATATTGTCTACGAAGATGAGTTGTGTTTGGCTTTTCGGGATGTATCGCCTCAAGCTCCCGTACATGTTCTTTTGATTCCTAAAAAAGTGATTGAATCGATGACGGAGCTCACAGGCGAGCATTCTGATCTTTTGGGACATCTTATGGTAAAAGCTTCGCAAATAGCGCGAGATTTGGGACTTGCTTTGAATGGCTACCGACTCGTTATCAATACGAACAGTGATGGAGGGCAATCGGTTCCTCATCTTCATATTCATATCTTGGGCGGGCGACAAATGAGTTGGCCACCGGGGTGA
- a CDS encoding TPM domain-containing protein has product MTHFFSISLTVWIFSFFLSGPALADFSVPRMSAPVVDQADLISEGVEQQLNSALRYVHDHSETQLAVLTLASLGELSIEQASIQVADQWKLGTEKSDKGILVLVAPKERRMRIEVGQGLEGDLPDAIARRIIDQVMTPLFRSGDPERGIVLGVLNILKRTNPDLDLQQFFGAQKLTNLVQPKNESSPLSRMAIFVVMALLLLLFIRHPFLFLLLLSGGGRGGGGGFGGGGSRGGSWSGGGGGFSGGGSSGSW; this is encoded by the coding sequence TTGACCCATTTTTTTAGCATTTCTCTGACAGTCTGGATTTTTTCCTTTTTTCTTTCAGGACCGGCTCTCGCTGATTTTTCTGTTCCTCGCATGAGTGCTCCTGTTGTTGACCAGGCAGATCTGATTTCTGAGGGTGTAGAGCAGCAGTTGAACTCGGCGCTCCGTTATGTTCACGATCATAGCGAGACTCAGTTGGCCGTTTTGACCCTAGCTTCTTTAGGGGAGCTCAGTATTGAGCAGGCGAGTATTCAGGTGGCTGATCAATGGAAGCTTGGCACTGAAAAGTCGGACAAAGGAATTCTTGTTCTTGTTGCTCCTAAGGAACGAAGAATGAGGATCGAAGTGGGACAAGGGCTTGAAGGAGATCTTCCGGACGCGATTGCAAGGAGAATAATTGATCAAGTGATGACCCCCCTTTTTCGTTCTGGAGATCCCGAGAGGGGTATAGTTCTTGGAGTTCTCAATATCTTAAAGAGAACGAATCCAGATCTTGATTTGCAACAGTTTTTTGGTGCTCAAAAACTAACGAATCTCGTTCAGCCGAAGAATGAGAGTTCTCCTCTTTCACGAATGGCCATTTTTGTCGTGATGGCACTATTGCTTCTTCTCTTTATTCGTCATCCTTTTCTTTTTCTTCTTCTCTTGTCTGGAGGAGGGCGCGGAGGCGGTGGAGGCTTTGGTGGTGGCGGCAGTCGCGGCGGGAGTTGGTCCGGTGGTGGCGGTGGTTTTAGTGGCGGTGGATCATCGGGGAGTTGGTGA
- a CDS encoding LemA family protein, producing MGQSQIFRTGGFCLASLFCVFFLSGCGIQSIPQQLNEVESSQAEIVNQYKRRADLIPNLVNTVKGYASHEKETLEGVVNARAKATSTQINAADVASVQKFQEAQGSLGAALSRLMVVVEKYPDLKADQNFRELQAQLEGTENRITIARQRHIENIKRFNNLITVVPTSWTNSLFFKHEKMAQWTTEDAKAIEAAPKVQF from the coding sequence ATGGGTCAATCTCAGATTTTTAGGACTGGTGGTTTTTGTCTTGCTTCACTATTTTGTGTTTTTTTCCTGAGTGGGTGTGGGATTCAATCCATTCCTCAGCAGTTGAATGAAGTTGAGTCTTCTCAAGCAGAAATAGTGAACCAATACAAGCGTCGTGCAGATTTGATTCCAAATTTGGTCAATACGGTGAAGGGATATGCCTCGCACGAAAAGGAAACTCTCGAAGGTGTCGTGAACGCCAGAGCTAAGGCAACTTCAACCCAGATAAATGCTGCAGATGTGGCCTCTGTTCAAAAGTTTCAGGAAGCTCAGGGCTCTTTGGGTGCCGCTTTGTCTCGGCTGATGGTAGTGGTAGAAAAATATCCAGATTTGAAAGCCGATCAGAATTTTCGTGAGCTCCAAGCACAATTGGAGGGAACGGAAAACAGGATTACGATTGCTCGCCAACGTCACATCGAAAATATCAAGAGGTTCAATAATCTTATTACCGTTGTTCCTACAAGTTGGACAAATTCTCTGTTTTTTAAACATGAAAAGATGGCTCAGTGGACCACCGAAGATGCGAAGGCCATTGAAGCCGCACCAAAGGTGCAGTTTTGA
- the selU gene encoding tRNA 2-selenouridine(34) synthase MnmH, with translation MESISSKDAFGKMVVAHSGLRLLDLRSEGEFAQGSFFGAINIPILKNDHRHQVGLCYKLSGQDAAIRLGHELVDPCVWNWHFVGEKPLREGDPDSSLAFCWRGGLRSKIACEWMKEAGLAIVRVEEGFKGLRREALNVFKQYPRFLVLGGMTGSGKTRFLKEFNNSLDLESLASHRGSAFGLFPQEIQPVQMNFENSLALVMARKGPLGSILVEDESRQVGRLTLPHGLYECMARAPLVYLQVSEQQRSENIYEEYVESPLAKGLSHEALCEHFIHCTRRIQRRLGGLAADQLIAMIRDAFEAKYKELHLTWIKKLLECYYDPLYRFSMNRKNMVPVFSGNWEECLAYVAHYQANEKARSSLFLNEKNKHLEGQMIQIGSIARKEAFLAGQWNRFR, from the coding sequence ATGGAATCCATTTCTTCAAAGGATGCTTTTGGCAAGATGGTTGTGGCGCACTCAGGATTGCGCTTGCTCGACCTTAGGTCAGAGGGAGAGTTTGCGCAGGGGAGCTTTTTCGGGGCTATCAATATTCCAATTCTGAAAAATGATCACCGCCACCAGGTAGGACTCTGCTACAAGTTAAGTGGTCAGGATGCTGCCATCCGTTTGGGTCACGAATTGGTAGATCCTTGCGTTTGGAACTGGCACTTCGTTGGCGAGAAGCCCTTGAGGGAGGGAGACCCTGATTCTTCATTGGCTTTTTGCTGGCGTGGGGGATTGCGTTCCAAGATCGCCTGCGAGTGGATGAAGGAAGCGGGACTTGCCATCGTGAGAGTAGAAGAAGGCTTTAAGGGACTGCGCCGAGAAGCACTCAATGTTTTTAAGCAATATCCTCGCTTTCTTGTTTTAGGTGGAATGACGGGATCTGGAAAAACGCGTTTTCTTAAAGAGTTCAATAACTCTTTGGATCTTGAAAGTCTTGCTTCCCACCGAGGCAGTGCGTTTGGGCTCTTTCCTCAGGAGATCCAGCCTGTTCAGATGAACTTTGAGAATTCCCTAGCTCTTGTGATGGCGAGAAAGGGCCCTTTAGGCTCAATTCTCGTAGAGGACGAGAGTCGGCAGGTTGGTCGGCTGACCCTGCCTCATGGATTGTACGAATGCATGGCTCGCGCCCCTCTGGTTTATCTTCAAGTTTCTGAACAGCAGAGGAGCGAAAACATCTATGAAGAATATGTTGAATCTCCTCTTGCGAAGGGGTTGTCCCATGAGGCTCTTTGCGAACATTTCATTCATTGCACTCGGAGGATTCAGAGAAGGTTAGGTGGCTTAGCAGCAGACCAATTGATTGCCATGATCAGAGATGCATTTGAAGCGAAATACAAAGAGCTTCACTTAACTTGGATTAAGAAACTGCTTGAATGTTATTATGACCCTCTTTATCGATTTTCGATGAATAGAAAAAATATGGTTCCTGTTTTTTCTGGTAATTGGGAGGAATGTTTGGCCTATGTCGCTCATTATCAGGCCAACGAGAAAGCTAGAAGCTCATTGTTTTTGAATGAGAAAAACAAACACCTAGAAGGGCAAATGATCCAAATTGGAAGTATTGCAAGAAAGGAGGCATTCCTGGCGGGTCAATGGAACAGGTTTAGATAG